One Chaetodon trifascialis isolate fChaTrf1 chromosome 13, fChaTrf1.hap1, whole genome shotgun sequence DNA segment encodes these proteins:
- the nolc1 gene encoding nucleolar and coiled-body phosphoprotein 1 isoform X1 → MPTSGIFFTSFPSRRSVVKMAASKSTPSDLFKCVYSFLLENKFTKAAQQFQKQTKVTQQDQNEESLVNIFNFWVKSPEARKRKATPNNAEDTNSPSAKKAKITAESSSSEDSSSDDEEAAAKPTKAAPAAKVAPVKAAVAAKAASSTSDDSSDSEEEKAPAKAPVKAPVKSPAARKKDSSSSSEESDSEDEQPAKAPASKAKAGAAAAPKPAVPAKRAAQKKQDSTSEDSSSDSEDEETAKAPVKPVPVKAAAAAAESTSEDSSSEDEAPPSKKAKAGAYSAVPPPASVQKAPAAPAASKADDSDSSDSSDEEEEKKVAAKPAPVKTAAAKPGVPKPAAKKQESSSESSDSSSDEEEAKQPAAKGTPAKATPAKPTPVKPAPAKAAPAKDSDSDSDSSSSEEEEKVKKPAAKVTPAKAAPAKPVAAKAAPAKEESSEEDSSSEEEEETAKKPAAKPAPAKTIPAKKDESSSSDSDSSSEDEAPAKPATKTTAKPPPAAASKPPAKAAESSSDSDSSSEEEEEPVKAKPVSKPAAPASKPPAAAESSSDSDSSEDEEEPAKAKANPKAAKPATPASKPATPVAKRPAAAESSSDSDSSSEEEEPAKAKPTAAKPATSASKPATPASKPAAAADSSSDSDSSSEDEEPVKTKPAAVKAATPSSKPATPAAKPAATAAESSSDSDTSSEDEEEPVKAKQAAAPKPATPAAKPAAKPAAKPRPAADSSSDSDSSDSENEAAKPAIKKQAPAAVAKKSAPAVVKAPAETSDDSSSDEEEPKKAVAVPKPAAPTKKAEESSSDSSDSSDSETETKSTPAKPAVTNGKAAAPAVKAPAESSSSDSSSEEEKEPPKSSGKPATAKKGSAAKAKESSSSSDSSSDEEEAPRKAATAPTTPATNGTNGKAERDESSSESDEEETEVKTPKNKKAANTPQTFPKANKKSSNVPFRRIREEEVTVDPRLLDNSFDAKHGAVGDWGQKANDVLKFTKGKSFRHEKTKKKRGSYRGGAISTTVNSIKFDSD, encoded by the exons ATGCCCACAAGTGGGATCTTTTTCACTTCCTTCCCTTCCAGAAGGAGCGTGGTGAAGATGGCGGCGTCGAAGTCGACACCAAGTGATCTCTTCAAATGCGTGTATTCATTTCTGCTGGAGAACAAGTTCACCAAGGCGGCTCAGCAGTTCCAGAAGCAGACTAAAGTG ACTCAACAAGATCAAAATGAAGAAAGCCTTGTGAACATCTTCAACTTCTGGGTGAA GTCTCCCGAAGCCAGGAAACGAAAAGCAACTCCCAACAATGCTGAAGATACAAACAGTCCATCGgccaagaaagcaaaaatcacGGCAGAGAGCTCCAGCAGCGAAGATTCGAGCAGCGACGATGAGGAAGCTGCTGCAAAACCGACCAAGGCAGCCCCTGCAG CCAAGGTGGCGCCTGTTAAAGCAGCAGTAGCTGCTAAAGCTGCGTCCAGCACCAGTGACGACTCCAGTgactctgaggaggagaaagcacCTGCAAAGGCTCCTGTAAAG GCTCCTGTAAAGTCGCCTGCTGCAAGGAAGAAAGACAGCAGCTCGAGCAGTGAAGAATCTGACTCTGAGGATGAGCAGCCCGCCAAAGCCCCTGCATCCA AAGCCAAGGCAGGTGCAGCCGCAGCACCCAAACCAGCTGTTCCTGCTAAACGTGCAGCGCAGAAGAAGCAGGACAGCACCAGTGAAGATAGTTCCTCTGATtctgaagatgaagaaacagCCAAG GCTCCAGTCAAACCTGTGCCGgtaaaagctgctgcagctgctgctgaatcaaCCAGTGAAGACTCGTCATCTGAAGATGAGGCTCCGCCGAGCAAAAAAGCCAAAGCAG GAGCATACAGCGCGGTCCCACCTCCTGCTTCAGTCCAGAAAGCTCCGGCTGCACCAGCAGCCAGCAAGGCCGATGACAGCGATTCTTcagacagcagtgatgaagaagaggagaagaaagtaGCTG CGAAACCCGCACCAGTAAAGACCGCTGCTGCCAAACCTGGTGTTCCCAAACCTGCCGCAAAGAAGCAGGAATCCAGCTCTGAGAGCTCAG ATTCAAGttcagatgaagaggaggcaaagCAGCCGGCAGCCAAAGGCACCCCAGCTAAAGCAACCCCAGCTAAACCCACCCCAGTCAAACCCGCCCCAGCCAAGGCTGCACCTGCTAAAGACTcggactcagactcagactcatcaagttcagaggaggaagagaaggtgAAGAAACCTGCAGCAAAGGTGACTCCTGCTAAGGCTGCTCCGGCTAAACCCGTTGCAGCTAAAGCTGCACCTGCTAAAGAAGAATCCTCAGAGGAGGATTCcagttcagaggaggaggaggagacagcaaAGAAGCCCGCAGCTAAACCTGCACCTGCCAAGACTATCCCAGCTAAAAAAGACGAGTCTTCAAGCTCAG ATTCAGATagcagctctgaagatgagGCTCCAGCAAAGCCTGCCACCAAAACTACAGCCaaacctcctcctgctgctgcttctaaACCTCCAGCCaaggcagcagagagcagctctgactctgactcatcctctgaggaggaggaagaaccaGTGAAAGCCAAGCCAGTGTCTAAACCAGCTGCCCCAGCTTCAAAGCCTCCTGCTGCggcagagagcagctcagactCCGACTCctctgaggatgaggaagaaccagctaaagctaaagctaatcCTAAAGCAGCTAAACCAGCTACCCCAGCTTCAAAGCCTGCTACCCCTGTTGCAAAgcgtcctgcagcagcagagagcagctcagactCTGACTCCTCTTCTGAGGAGGAAGAACCCGCTAAAGCAAAACCAACAGCAGCTAAACCCGCTACCTCGGCTTCAAAACCTGCTACCCCAGCTTCAaagcctgctgctgcagcagatagCAGCTCAGATTCTGACTCCTCTTCTGAAGATGAAGAACCAGTCAAGACTAAACCTGCAGCAGTTAAAGCAGCTACACCGTCCTCAAAGCCTGCCACTCCTGCAGCGAAGCCTGCTGCTACTGCAGCAGAGTCCAGTTCTGACTCTGACACgtcctcagaggatgaggaagaacCCGTGAAAGCAAAGCAAGCAGCAGCACCTAAACCAGCGACCCCAGCGGCAAAACCTGCAGCAAAGCCTGCAGCAAAGCCTCggccagcagcagacagcagctctgacagcgACAGCTCAGATTCTGAGAATGAGGCAGCCAAACCTGCAATCAAGAAACAAGCTCCGGCAGCAGTGGCCAAGAAATCTGCTCCTGCTGTCGTCAAGGCCCCTGCAGAGACCAGTGATGACAGCTCCAGTGATGAGGAGGAACCCAAGAAGGCAGTGGCGGTACCCAAGCCTGCAGCTCCAACAAAaaaggcagaggagagcagctcagaCTCCTCGGACAGCTCTGATTCAGAGACGGAGACCAAGTCTACCCCTGCTAAGCCTGCTGTCACCAACGGCAAGGCAGCTGCCCCAGCAGTGAAGGCCCCAGCGGAGTCCTCAtccagtgacagcagctctgaagaggaaaaagagccCCCAAAAAGTAGTGGAAAACCGGCAACAGCCAAGAAAGGCTcagcagctaaagctaaagagagcagcagctcctcagacAGTTCATCAGATGAGGAAGAAGCACCACGCAAAGCAGCCACAGCACCCACCACCCCTGCAACAAATG GTACCAACGGAAAGGCAGAAAGAGATGAAAGTTCATCGGAAAGTGatgaggaagagacagaagtCAAGACACCCAAAAATaagaaagcagcaaacacaccacagactTTTCCTAAAGCCAACAAGAAG TCTTCCAACGTACCATTCCGTAGAATAAGAGAGGAAGAAGTAACTGTGGATCCCCGTCTTTTAGACAACTCCTTTGATGCAAAG CATGGAGCCGTGGGGGACTGGGGCCAGAAAGCTAATGATGTGCTCAAGTTCACAAAAGGCAAGTCATTCCGCCATgaaaagacgaagaagaagaggggaagcTACCGTGGCGGAGCCATCTCCACCACAGTCAACTCCATTAAGTTTGACAGTGACTGA
- the nolc1 gene encoding nucleolar and coiled-body phosphoprotein 1 isoform X2 encodes MPTSGIFFTSFPSRRSVVKMAASKSTPSDLFKCVYSFLLENKFTKAAQQFQKQTKVTQQDQNEESLVNIFNFWVKSPEARKRKATPNNAEDTNSPSAKKAKITAESSSSEDSSSDDEEAAAKPTKAAPAAKVAPVKAAVAAKAASSTSDDSSDSEEEKAPAKAPVKSPAARKKDSSSSSEESDSEDEQPAKAPASKAKAGAAAAPKPAVPAKRAAQKKQDSTSEDSSSDSEDEETAKAPVKPVPVKAAAAAAESTSEDSSSEDEAPPSKKAKAGAYSAVPPPASVQKAPAAPAASKADDSDSSDSSDEEEEKKVAAKPAPVKTAAAKPGVPKPAAKKQESSSESSDSSSDEEEAKQPAAKGTPAKATPAKPTPVKPAPAKAAPAKDSDSDSDSSSSEEEEKVKKPAAKVTPAKAAPAKPVAAKAAPAKEESSEEDSSSEEEEETAKKPAAKPAPAKTIPAKKDESSSSDSDSSSEDEAPAKPATKTTAKPPPAAASKPPAKAAESSSDSDSSSEEEEEPVKAKPVSKPAAPASKPPAAAESSSDSDSSEDEEEPAKAKANPKAAKPATPASKPATPVAKRPAAAESSSDSDSSSEEEEPAKAKPTAAKPATSASKPATPASKPAAAADSSSDSDSSSEDEEPVKTKPAAVKAATPSSKPATPAAKPAATAAESSSDSDTSSEDEEEPVKAKQAAAPKPATPAAKPAAKPAAKPRPAADSSSDSDSSDSENEAAKPAIKKQAPAAVAKKSAPAVVKAPAETSDDSSSDEEEPKKAVAVPKPAAPTKKAEESSSDSSDSSDSETETKSTPAKPAVTNGKAAAPAVKAPAESSSSDSSSEEEKEPPKSSGKPATAKKGSAAKAKESSSSSDSSSDEEEAPRKAATAPTTPATNGTNGKAERDESSSESDEEETEVKTPKNKKAANTPQTFPKANKKSSNVPFRRIREEEVTVDPRLLDNSFDAKHGAVGDWGQKANDVLKFTKGKSFRHEKTKKKRGSYRGGAISTTVNSIKFDSD; translated from the exons ATGCCCACAAGTGGGATCTTTTTCACTTCCTTCCCTTCCAGAAGGAGCGTGGTGAAGATGGCGGCGTCGAAGTCGACACCAAGTGATCTCTTCAAATGCGTGTATTCATTTCTGCTGGAGAACAAGTTCACCAAGGCGGCTCAGCAGTTCCAGAAGCAGACTAAAGTG ACTCAACAAGATCAAAATGAAGAAAGCCTTGTGAACATCTTCAACTTCTGGGTGAA GTCTCCCGAAGCCAGGAAACGAAAAGCAACTCCCAACAATGCTGAAGATACAAACAGTCCATCGgccaagaaagcaaaaatcacGGCAGAGAGCTCCAGCAGCGAAGATTCGAGCAGCGACGATGAGGAAGCTGCTGCAAAACCGACCAAGGCAGCCCCTGCAG CCAAGGTGGCGCCTGTTAAAGCAGCAGTAGCTGCTAAAGCTGCGTCCAGCACCAGTGACGACTCCAGTgactctgaggaggagaaagcacCTGCAAAGGCTCCTGTAAAG TCGCCTGCTGCAAGGAAGAAAGACAGCAGCTCGAGCAGTGAAGAATCTGACTCTGAGGATGAGCAGCCCGCCAAAGCCCCTGCATCCA AAGCCAAGGCAGGTGCAGCCGCAGCACCCAAACCAGCTGTTCCTGCTAAACGTGCAGCGCAGAAGAAGCAGGACAGCACCAGTGAAGATAGTTCCTCTGATtctgaagatgaagaaacagCCAAG GCTCCAGTCAAACCTGTGCCGgtaaaagctgctgcagctgctgctgaatcaaCCAGTGAAGACTCGTCATCTGAAGATGAGGCTCCGCCGAGCAAAAAAGCCAAAGCAG GAGCATACAGCGCGGTCCCACCTCCTGCTTCAGTCCAGAAAGCTCCGGCTGCACCAGCAGCCAGCAAGGCCGATGACAGCGATTCTTcagacagcagtgatgaagaagaggagaagaaagtaGCTG CGAAACCCGCACCAGTAAAGACCGCTGCTGCCAAACCTGGTGTTCCCAAACCTGCCGCAAAGAAGCAGGAATCCAGCTCTGAGAGCTCAG ATTCAAGttcagatgaagaggaggcaaagCAGCCGGCAGCCAAAGGCACCCCAGCTAAAGCAACCCCAGCTAAACCCACCCCAGTCAAACCCGCCCCAGCCAAGGCTGCACCTGCTAAAGACTcggactcagactcagactcatcaagttcagaggaggaagagaaggtgAAGAAACCTGCAGCAAAGGTGACTCCTGCTAAGGCTGCTCCGGCTAAACCCGTTGCAGCTAAAGCTGCACCTGCTAAAGAAGAATCCTCAGAGGAGGATTCcagttcagaggaggaggaggagacagcaaAGAAGCCCGCAGCTAAACCTGCACCTGCCAAGACTATCCCAGCTAAAAAAGACGAGTCTTCAAGCTCAG ATTCAGATagcagctctgaagatgagGCTCCAGCAAAGCCTGCCACCAAAACTACAGCCaaacctcctcctgctgctgcttctaaACCTCCAGCCaaggcagcagagagcagctctgactctgactcatcctctgaggaggaggaagaaccaGTGAAAGCCAAGCCAGTGTCTAAACCAGCTGCCCCAGCTTCAAAGCCTCCTGCTGCggcagagagcagctcagactCCGACTCctctgaggatgaggaagaaccagctaaagctaaagctaatcCTAAAGCAGCTAAACCAGCTACCCCAGCTTCAAAGCCTGCTACCCCTGTTGCAAAgcgtcctgcagcagcagagagcagctcagactCTGACTCCTCTTCTGAGGAGGAAGAACCCGCTAAAGCAAAACCAACAGCAGCTAAACCCGCTACCTCGGCTTCAAAACCTGCTACCCCAGCTTCAaagcctgctgctgcagcagatagCAGCTCAGATTCTGACTCCTCTTCTGAAGATGAAGAACCAGTCAAGACTAAACCTGCAGCAGTTAAAGCAGCTACACCGTCCTCAAAGCCTGCCACTCCTGCAGCGAAGCCTGCTGCTACTGCAGCAGAGTCCAGTTCTGACTCTGACACgtcctcagaggatgaggaagaacCCGTGAAAGCAAAGCAAGCAGCAGCACCTAAACCAGCGACCCCAGCGGCAAAACCTGCAGCAAAGCCTGCAGCAAAGCCTCggccagcagcagacagcagctctgacagcgACAGCTCAGATTCTGAGAATGAGGCAGCCAAACCTGCAATCAAGAAACAAGCTCCGGCAGCAGTGGCCAAGAAATCTGCTCCTGCTGTCGTCAAGGCCCCTGCAGAGACCAGTGATGACAGCTCCAGTGATGAGGAGGAACCCAAGAAGGCAGTGGCGGTACCCAAGCCTGCAGCTCCAACAAAaaaggcagaggagagcagctcagaCTCCTCGGACAGCTCTGATTCAGAGACGGAGACCAAGTCTACCCCTGCTAAGCCTGCTGTCACCAACGGCAAGGCAGCTGCCCCAGCAGTGAAGGCCCCAGCGGAGTCCTCAtccagtgacagcagctctgaagaggaaaaagagccCCCAAAAAGTAGTGGAAAACCGGCAACAGCCAAGAAAGGCTcagcagctaaagctaaagagagcagcagctcctcagacAGTTCATCAGATGAGGAAGAAGCACCACGCAAAGCAGCCACAGCACCCACCACCCCTGCAACAAATG GTACCAACGGAAAGGCAGAAAGAGATGAAAGTTCATCGGAAAGTGatgaggaagagacagaagtCAAGACACCCAAAAATaagaaagcagcaaacacaccacagactTTTCCTAAAGCCAACAAGAAG TCTTCCAACGTACCATTCCGTAGAATAAGAGAGGAAGAAGTAACTGTGGATCCCCGTCTTTTAGACAACTCCTTTGATGCAAAG CATGGAGCCGTGGGGGACTGGGGCCAGAAAGCTAATGATGTGCTCAAGTTCACAAAAGGCAAGTCATTCCGCCATgaaaagacgaagaagaagaggggaagcTACCGTGGCGGAGCCATCTCCACCACAGTCAACTCCATTAAGTTTGACAGTGACTGA
- the mrps6 gene encoding small ribosomal subunit protein bS6m encodes MPRYELALILKAMQRPETAAVLQRTVRTLMERGAVVRDLENLGEKQLPYKITKHNERHVRGTYFLVDFYAPPSIVTGLLDHLHRDVDVVRPTVLKKDAQGSASNCCGLQQ; translated from the coding sequence ATGCCTCGTTACGAGCTGGCCCTGATCCTGAAGGCGATGCAGCGGCCGGAGACAGCAGCTGTTCTCCAGCGGACAGTGAGGACTCTGATGGAGCGGGGCGCGGTGGTGAGGGACCTGGAGAATCTGGGGGAGAAACAGCTTCCCTACAAGATAACCAAACACAATGAAAGGCACGTCCGAGGGACTTACTTTCTGGTCGACTTCTACGCACCCCCCAGTATCGTCACAGGCTTACTGGATCACCTGCACCGAGATGTGGACGTGGTTAGGCCCACTGTGCTGAAGAAGGACGCCCAGGGTTCCGCCAGTAACTGCTGTGGCCTCCAACAGTGA